The Desulfonatronospira thiodismutans ASO3-1 DNA segment GATAGGGTGAACCCCTATGAGCAAGAAGATTCCAAATGCACACGACCTCTGTTTTAAGAGTTTCTTCAGCCGAGAGGATTTTGTCCGGGACTTCATCCAGTACTATCTTCCTGAGGAAGTCAAAAAGCACCTGGACCTGACAATCATTGAGATTGATATGGAGGGTTATCTGTCTGAGGAATTTAAAGAATTTTATTCAGACGTGGTAGCCAAGGTTTATTTCAAGGACAGGATTCATGAGCTGGAACTGTATTTCCTGTTTGAGCACAAAAGCAAACCGTACAGGTTCACCATACTGCAGACCCTGAATTACCAGGTGCAGAAATGGATGCGGCTTTTAGTGGATGGTAAACTCGACCAGTACTTGCCAATCATTGTTCCGGTGGTTATTTATAATGGCTATAAGGGGTGGAATTTCAGTGTTCAGTTTGAGGACCTTTTTCAGCTGCCATCTGAGCATTTCAAGGATTTCATTCCCCAGTTCCGGCATATTTTGCACGATATCGGGCAGATGGATGAAGCTTCATTCAAGACGACCACCATAATGGAGATATTCCATCTGCTCTTGAAATACATATATTATCCTGAGCTGGATACTAAAATCCATGAAATTTATGACCTTTTGGAGAAATTGCCCGATAACGATAAGCTGACTGATTACCTGTTCATTATTGTCAGATACGTTATGGCTTCTGGTGCTATTCCAGAGAAAAGATTGCTTGAGCATACCAAACGTTTTTCAGGGGGTGAGGAAATGATAGGTGTAGCCGCACG contains these protein-coding regions:
- a CDS encoding Rpn family recombination-promoting nuclease/putative transposase; the encoded protein is MSKKIPNAHDLCFKSFFSREDFVRDFIQYYLPEEVKKHLDLTIIEIDMEGYLSEEFKEFYSDVVAKVYFKDRIHELELYFLFEHKSKPYRFTILQTLNYQVQKWMRLLVDGKLDQYLPIIVPVVIYNGYKGWNFSVQFEDLFQLPSEHFKDFIPQFRHILHDIGQMDEASFKTTTIMEIFHLLLKYIYYPELDTKIHEIYDLLEKLPDNDKLTDYLFIIVRYVMASGAIPEKRLLEHTKRFSGGEEMIGVAAREIEERVEQTRKPYWQKQAKVENSQENLIDVATEVYGPLPGMLHEKIKSIQSLENLRALNRKVIRTQSLEEFTELVNRAAQ